One segment of Coffea arabica cultivar ET-39 chromosome 7c, Coffea Arabica ET-39 HiFi, whole genome shotgun sequence DNA contains the following:
- the LOC113698564 gene encoding uncharacterized protein — protein sequence MGEIQEDLSACPTFSSYSSDRLADIAARVTDEFKRQSDLTQENLSVLREDDDDDGGEDDFEFSLVRDSDDEPEVFYDGQTPPIFPIFDRHLLGNDGDADAKQSPSDAVETEIRIPLRSLFIQDREECEPPSSSSSEADEMDRIPPGSYCVWRPKIVESSPSWGKKKSHSTGSESKRWKLLDLLRRSNSDGKDGFVFLTPRHNRETTKIDKAQHPKAKQTSAAAAQAAKKSKAKGGVASPSAHEAFYVRNRAIKQGDKKKSYLPYRRDLVGFFANVNAVGRTFPTF from the coding sequence ATGGGCGAAATTCAAGAGGACCTTTCTGCTTGCCCAACTTTCAGCAGCTATTCGTCGGATAGGTTAGCTGATATCGCTGCTCGAGTCACCGATGAGTTCAAGAGACAGTCTGATCTCACACAGGAGAATTTGAGCGTCCTCCGTGAGGATGACGACGACGACGGCGGTGAAGATGATTTCGAGTTCTCTTTGGTGCGTGATTCTGATGACGAGCCCGAAGTGTTTTACGACGGTCAAACTCCGCCGATTTTCCCCATTTTCGACCGCCATCTCTTGGGGAATGATGGTGATGCTGATGCCAAGCAATCGCCGTCTGATGCGGTTGAGACTGAAATTCGAATCCCGCTCAGGAGTTTGTTCATTCAAGACAGGGAAGAATGCGAGCCTCCGTCGTCGTCGTCGTCGGAAGCCGACGAGATGGACAGAATACCGCCCGGAAGCTATTGTGTTTGGAGGCCTAAAATAGTCGAATCGTCGCCGAGTTGGGGTAAGAAGAAGAGCCACTCAACTGGATCCGAGTCCAAGAGGTGGAAGCTTCTGGATTTGCTCCGGCGAAGCAATAGCGATGGCAAGGACGGTTTTGTCTTTTTGACTCCCAGACATAACAGAGAAACAACGAAGATCGACAAAGCTCAACATCCTAAAGCAAAACAAACTTCCGCAGCCGCCGCCCAAGCTGCTAAGAAATCGAAGGCGAAAGGCGGAGTGGCATCGCCGTCGGCTCACGAGGCGTTTTACGTACGAAACAGAGCGATTAAACAAGGTGACAAGAAGAAATCATATTTGCCCTACCGCCGAGACCTCGTGGGGTTCTTTGCCAATGTCAACGCTGTAGGCCGGACGTTCCCGACCTTCTAG
- the LOC113697888 gene encoding phosphoglucan phosphatase LSF1, chloroplastic isoform X1, translating into MCSLQIPNCRGPYHSPFTTCFSYQQLHGTVIHSSFWGKGLCSGSNGSSSSISATESRFSDRKRPPFRVFAMSPSSSTSGSAFRMNLNEYMVTLEKPLGIRFALSVDGKIFVHALKKGGNAEKSRIIMVGDTLKKASESSSSSSGGGLIEIKDFGDTERMMKEKSGTCSLVLERPFSPFPVHRLFLMNDLDILFNRGRVPLATWNKNILTSNLRCSTDGGSNSGFVTFSSKYVNPRGWKILSDQNKTSYQQMLKSNGHAVPLSPLVTIFSDEESAAGEWAHGSFPLDEYVMALDRASAELYYNHSLGMRYSKITEQIYVGSCIQAEADVESLATTAGITAVLNFQSGTEAENWGISSKVINETCQRCNILMINYPIREVDSFDTRKKLPFCVGLLLRLLKKNHRVYVTCTTGFDRSPACVIAYLHWMTDTSLHAAYNFVTGLHSCKPDRAAIAWATWDLIARVESGRHDGPATHAVTFVWNGHEGEDVYLVGDFTGNWKEPIKAVHKGGPRFEVEVRLPQGKYYYKYVVSEQWRHSTSSPTERDERGNVNNVIVIGDIASVRPSAQQQKKDANIVKVIERPLTENERFMLAKAARCVAFSVCPIKLAPK; encoded by the exons ATGTGTTCGCTGCAAATACCCAACTGCAGAGGACCCTACCATTCACCCTTCACCACCTGCTTCTCATATCAGCAGCTGCACGGGACAGTAATTCACTCTTCTTTTTGGGGCAAAGGTTTGTGTTCCGGCAGTAATGGCAGCAGCTCCAGCATTAGCGCAACCGAGAGTCGATTTTCCGATCGAAAGAGGCCACCCTTTCGGGTCTTCGCAATGTCCCCGTCGTCTTCGACTTCCGGCTCGGCATTTAGGATGAATTTGAATGAATATATGGTGACTCTTGAGAAGCCCCTCGGCATTCGTTTTGCTCTCTCTGTTGATGGAAAAATTTTCGTCCACGCTCTCAAGAAAGGG GGGAATGCTGAGAAGTCGAGAATAATAATGGTTGGGGATACTCTGAAGAAGGCGAGTGaatcctcatcatcatcatctggAGGGGGGCTTATAGAGATCAAGGACTTCGGTGATACAGA GAGGATGATGAAAGAGAAGTCAGGGACTTGTAGCCTTGTGCTTGAAAGGCCCTTCTCCCCTTTCCCGGTTCATCGGCTGTTTCTGATGAATGACCTTGATATCTTGTTTAATAGAGGTCGTGTGCCTCTTGCCACTTGGAACAAAAATATACTGACCTCAAACTTGCGATGCTCTACTGATGGTGGCAGCAATTCTGGGTTTGTTACATTCTCGTCCAAGTATGTAAATCCTCGTGGATGGAAGATTTTGAGCGATCAAAACAAAACTAGTTACCAACAAATGTTGAAGAGCAATGGCCATGCTGTACCACTAAGTCCACTTGTCACCATTTTCTCTGATGAAGAGTCTGCAGCTGGTGAATGGGCTCATGGGAGTTTCCCATTGGACGAATATGTTATGGCATTGGACCGAGCAAGCGCGGAGCTTTACTATAATCATTCTCTTGGTATGCGTTATAGTAAG ATCACAGAGCAAATATATGTGGGATCATGTATACAAGCAGAAGCTGACGTTGAGAGTTTGGCTACCACTGCG GGGATCACTGCTGTGCTGAATTTCCAAAGTGGAACTGAAGCAGAAAATTGgggaataagttcaaaagtaatAAATGAGACATGCCAACGCTGTAATATTCTCATGATCAACTATCCCATAAG GGAGGTTGATTCTTTTGATACAAGAAAGAAGCTACCATTCTGTGTTGGTCTTCTTTTGCGGTTACTCAAGAAGAACCATCGTGTATATGTCACTTGTACTACTGGTTTTGATCGATCCCCTGCTTGTGTGATTGCAtatttgcattggatgacagaCACTTCCCTCCATGCAGCGTACAACTTCGTCACTGGACTGCATTCTTGCAAGCCTGACAG GGCAGCAATTGCTTGGGCAACATGGGATCTAATAGCAAGGGTGGAAAGTGGTAGACATGATGGACCTGCAACCCATGCTGTAACCTTTGTCTGGAATGGGCATGAG GGGGAGGATGTTTACTTGGTTGGAGATTTTACTGGAAACTGGAAAGAACCAATAAAGGCAGTCCATAAAGGTGGCCCAAGATTTGAAGTTGAAGTTAGACTTCCACAAGGAAA GTACTACTACAAATATGTAGTTAGCGAGCAGTGGAGGCATTCAACTAGTTCGCCAACTGAAAGGGATGAGAGAGGGAATGTTAACAATGTAATTGTCATTGGTGACATTGCCAGTGTTAGGCCTTCAGCCCAACAACAAAAGAAG GATGCAAATATTGTGAAGGTCATCGAGAGGCCATTGACTGAAAATGAGCGGTTTATGCTCGCTAAAGCTGCTAGATGTGTTGCATTCTCCGTGTGTCCAATAAAGCTGGCCCCAAAGTAG
- the LOC113697888 gene encoding phosphoglucan phosphatase LSF1, chloroplastic isoform X2, with protein MIMRMMKEKSGTCSLVLERPFSPFPVHRLFLMNDLDILFNRGRVPLATWNKNILTSNLRCSTDGGSNSGFVTFSSKYVNPRGWKILSDQNKTSYQQMLKSNGHAVPLSPLVTIFSDEESAAGEWAHGSFPLDEYVMALDRASAELYYNHSLGMRYSKITEQIYVGSCIQAEADVESLATTAGITAVLNFQSGTEAENWGISSKVINETCQRCNILMINYPIREVDSFDTRKKLPFCVGLLLRLLKKNHRVYVTCTTGFDRSPACVIAYLHWMTDTSLHAAYNFVTGLHSCKPDRAAIAWATWDLIARVESGRHDGPATHAVTFVWNGHEGEDVYLVGDFTGNWKEPIKAVHKGGPRFEVEVRLPQGKYYYKYVVSEQWRHSTSSPTERDERGNVNNVIVIGDIASVRPSAQQQKKDANIVKVIERPLTENERFMLAKAARCVAFSVCPIKLAPK; from the exons ATGATTAT GAGGATGATGAAAGAGAAGTCAGGGACTTGTAGCCTTGTGCTTGAAAGGCCCTTCTCCCCTTTCCCGGTTCATCGGCTGTTTCTGATGAATGACCTTGATATCTTGTTTAATAGAGGTCGTGTGCCTCTTGCCACTTGGAACAAAAATATACTGACCTCAAACTTGCGATGCTCTACTGATGGTGGCAGCAATTCTGGGTTTGTTACATTCTCGTCCAAGTATGTAAATCCTCGTGGATGGAAGATTTTGAGCGATCAAAACAAAACTAGTTACCAACAAATGTTGAAGAGCAATGGCCATGCTGTACCACTAAGTCCACTTGTCACCATTTTCTCTGATGAAGAGTCTGCAGCTGGTGAATGGGCTCATGGGAGTTTCCCATTGGACGAATATGTTATGGCATTGGACCGAGCAAGCGCGGAGCTTTACTATAATCATTCTCTTGGTATGCGTTATAGTAAG ATCACAGAGCAAATATATGTGGGATCATGTATACAAGCAGAAGCTGACGTTGAGAGTTTGGCTACCACTGCG GGGATCACTGCTGTGCTGAATTTCCAAAGTGGAACTGAAGCAGAAAATTGgggaataagttcaaaagtaatAAATGAGACATGCCAACGCTGTAATATTCTCATGATCAACTATCCCATAAG GGAGGTTGATTCTTTTGATACAAGAAAGAAGCTACCATTCTGTGTTGGTCTTCTTTTGCGGTTACTCAAGAAGAACCATCGTGTATATGTCACTTGTACTACTGGTTTTGATCGATCCCCTGCTTGTGTGATTGCAtatttgcattggatgacagaCACTTCCCTCCATGCAGCGTACAACTTCGTCACTGGACTGCATTCTTGCAAGCCTGACAG GGCAGCAATTGCTTGGGCAACATGGGATCTAATAGCAAGGGTGGAAAGTGGTAGACATGATGGACCTGCAACCCATGCTGTAACCTTTGTCTGGAATGGGCATGAG GGGGAGGATGTTTACTTGGTTGGAGATTTTACTGGAAACTGGAAAGAACCAATAAAGGCAGTCCATAAAGGTGGCCCAAGATTTGAAGTTGAAGTTAGACTTCCACAAGGAAA GTACTACTACAAATATGTAGTTAGCGAGCAGTGGAGGCATTCAACTAGTTCGCCAACTGAAAGGGATGAGAGAGGGAATGTTAACAATGTAATTGTCATTGGTGACATTGCCAGTGTTAGGCCTTCAGCCCAACAACAAAAGAAG GATGCAAATATTGTGAAGGTCATCGAGAGGCCATTGACTGAAAATGAGCGGTTTATGCTCGCTAAAGCTGCTAGATGTGTTGCATTCTCCGTGTGTCCAATAAAGCTGGCCCCAAAGTAG
- the LOC113700194 gene encoding carbonic anhydrase 2 → MSTASINGWSFASVSANASAHQNSLKTSSTLRPSVFAKLESSSPSLPRLIRDEPVFAAPAPVFTPNLREGMSKEEYEKAIVGLQKLLSEKGGYGPVAAAKIEQITAELQTTDTKAFDAVEKLKTGFIRFKREKYETNPALFGQLAKGQSPKYMIVACADSRVNPSLILSLQPGDAFIVRSVANLVPPYDQLKHSEFGAAIEFAVLHLKVENIVVIGHSACGGIKGLMSIPEDGTTSTDFIEDWVKIGLPARAKVKTEHGSKPLPEQIVLAEKETVNVSLGNLLTYPFVRDGLVKRTLAVKGGYYDFIQGSFELWGLEFNFSPSVSVRDVATVLHWKLY, encoded by the exons ATGTCGACCGCTTCCATCAACGGCTGGTCCTTCGCCTCTGTCTCCGCCAACGCCTCTGCCCACCAGAATTCACTCAAAACATCATCCACATTACGACCCTCTGTTTTTGCCAAGCTTGAATCATCATCACCTTCACTGCCTCGTCTAATCAGAGACGAGCCTGTTTTTGCGGCACCAGCTCCCGTCTTCACCCCAAATTtg AGGGAAGGTATGTCAAAAGAAGAGTATGAGAAGGCCATTGTCGGACTTCAGAAGCTTCTCAG CGAAAAGGGAGGGTACGGACCCGTTGCAGCTGCAAAAATTGAGCAAATCACTGCAGAGTTGCAAACAACTGACACCAAAGCCTTCGATGCAGTCGAGAAGTTGAAAACAGGCTTCATTCGGTTCAAAAGGGAGAAATATGA GACAAATCCAGCCTTGTTCGGCCAACTTGCTAAAGGCCAGAGCCCAAAG TATATGATCGTGGCATGCGCGGACTCTCGGGTTAACCCCTCACTCATTTTGAGCCTCCAACCAGGGGACGCATTCATCGTCCGAAGTGTTGCAAATTTGGTTCCTCCATATGATCAG TTGAAGCATTCTGAATTTGGGGCTGCAATCGAATTTGCAGTTTTGCATCTCAAG GTGGAGAATATTGTGGTCATCGGGCACAGCGCCTGTGGAGGGATTAAGGGCCTGATGTCTATTCCAGAAGATGGAACCACCTCCAC TGACTTCATTGAagattgggtcaaaattggtttACCGGCGAGGGCAAAGGTGAAAACAGAACATGGCAGCAAACCTTTACCTGAGCAGATTGTACTCGCTGAAAAG GAGACTGTGAATGTATCGCTTGGAAACTTGCTAACATATCCATTTGTGAGAGATGGGTTGGTGAAGAGAACTCTAGCAGTGAAGGGTGGTTACTACGATTTTATTCAAGGATCGTTTGAGCTCTGGGGACTTGAATTCAACTTTTCTCCATCAGTATCT GTAAGGGACGTCGCTACCGTACTCCACTGGAAGCTCTACTAG